Part of the Methanocella sp. genome is shown below.
AAGTAGCCCGGTCAAGTCCCTCGAAAAGCGGATAAGCGACTCTAAAACTTTTTCAGCCTCAAAGCGAGGCGAAGCCGGCTTAAAGCCGCTCTAAGACGTTTTAAATAATCCGGGAGTGTTGCATAATTAATTTCGGCATGCTCTGATGGTGTTTTATTTTTTACCTTTTTAAATTCTCTCCGATATATACTATTTTTGCGTACGCTTTCGGTAGTTTTATTACCATTTATTATATAAATTTAAATTATAATATGGAATTGTTGAGGAGGGCATACTTTGAGTCGAAGAATGATGAATATAGCTATTGCTATATTAACTATCACCATTGCTTTAATGCTGTTTCAGGCTAATGCAAGCCTTGTCCCCGAGCCATTCGGATTTGGATGTAACTCTAATAATCAAGCTTCGCAAGCAAATCCATACCCTGCTCCTACCCAAGAACAAAAGGAAGAAGCAATAAAAATAGCAGCCACGTCACCCGTATGTAAACAATATAATGCGTATCCTGATGCAAGTTGGAGCGTCGGCTGGTCTGGTTTCCCGCCCGATGGGCACACGCTGGATGTATTTAAAGAGATTTCAACTAATTATTTTTTAACCATCTGGGTTGATTTGGACACCGGCAGCGTTGTAAAAACGGATTATAGTCAAGGATGGGGAGAATATGGAACCGACGCCTTAAAGAAAGGTGCTTCATCCATAACGCCTTTCCAATCAGGTTCGCTGACGAGCTTTCCGGCAAGCATGTCAATATCCCAACCTTTAAGCATGTTTTCATCCGGGCTGGCCGCTGGAAATTCTAAGGCCGTTAATACCCCTCTAACAACCAGTACAAGTGCGTTAGGTAGTAACCTATTGGCAAATATGCTCTCGACGCCAATGGGTTCGAGTTCATGGACATCGGTATTTCCTGATGGCCCCAGCGCTAATTTTAGGGCAGCTACGAATGCTCCGGCCATCACTCAACAACAAAAGGACGAAGCGATGAAAATAGCCTCCACGGCGGACTTTTATAGGACCTATTCGCAGTATCCGAACGATGGGTGGCAGGTTAAATGGAAGTCCCCCTACGATGGACATACTGTATTGGTAACAACGAACGTAGGCAGCGCATTATCATCAGACCCGAACGCTCCTCGTGGCGAAGTGTCTATAACCGTTGACTTAAACACGGGCCATCCGGTCTCCGATGCATATCATGATGACAAGACCGGCCTGACAACGATGTAACGAATATTTAAAATAAAAGGACGGCGCCGAAGGCGCCGTCACACTGTCTCTCCGCCAGAGCTTTCCATGAGATCCAGCTCAACAACAGGCTCTTCCCCCTTGACGTCATCTTTTTCGGGGAGCTTGTCGTCGAACCGGATGTCCCTGTCCTGGAGGCATTCCACGACTCTCTTGACCTCCTCGTCCGACAGGATCTCCTGCCGGGCCTCGAGGTACGCGGGAAAGTCCTCGTACCGCAGGAACCGGACGAAGTCCTCCTTTCCTTTGATGGTGCTGTTGGTATAGAGCACGATGCTCATCACCCTTATTCGCGGGATGTCGCACGTGTATTTTAAGTATCTATACAGCAGGTAGGAGGCCCTCCGGGCCTGCTCTCCGGGGGTGGGCCGGTCTTCGCTCTTCCACTTCATGTTCCAGTTCTTGGTCTCGATGCAGTAGACGCCCTTACGGCTCACCACCACATGGTCAACTCTGGCTGATTTCAGCATTTTTCCATCGAACTTATGGCCGAACTCGCGGGTAATGCGCACGTCGCTCAGCACGTAGTACTCGTCGCCGAGCCGCTCCAGCGTGTCCATGACGAGAAGCTCACCGTAATAGCCTTTCAGCTCGCTCCGGTATTCTCTCGTCAGCCGGTCAAGCACGTCCTTCTCACGGTAAAGGTAGAGCAGGTTGTTCTCGATGATCGCGTCCCGGTTCTTGTCCAGGTGGTCGATCCGCTTCAGGTACTCCCTGCTCTTCTTATTTTTATTGAAGAAGAGCAGCGAGTCGAGCAGCGCGCGCTTCCTCATGCCGCTCCTGAGCGTCCTCTTTTCCCTTTCAAGGAGGTGCTCCTGCCTCTCCCTTTCCAGCGCTATGACCTGGTCTATGGCATCGCGTCGTTCCATCACTTGCCGGATGGTGGTGCAGCTCCGCGACACGCCCATGTCGTGCAACTTGCGGATCAGGTCGTCGCCGGCCCCGCTGCTACCGATCAAAGTTGCCATATTTATAGGAAAGATGGCTATTAGGGCATAAACATTATCATGTCCGGCAATCATACAGTAGGGAGGCTGTTAGTCGGCCAGTCTGGCCTATTTTCGTGGGGCGGGTCGTCCTTTATCGGGCATCCATCGCACTGCTCAAGACATTTCAGAAAAAGGGAGGTCAGCGTTTAGCCGCGTCGTACTTTTTCCAGGCTTCGGCTTCCGCCTTCCTCATCACAGTCTTCAGGGGAAGGGCGAGTTCCCTTGCGACCTTCCGGGCGTCGTCGTACTCCGCAGAAACGTCCAGAACGGCGCCGTTCGTGTCCGTGGACACCTTGAACCGCATGTCGTAGACGTTGTCCTCGACTGTTACCGGCATGACGACGATGTCCCTTTTCGCGATGAAGCGGTGCTTCACCGGCATGACCCGCACGCCCAGCGAGCCGGTCTCCAGCATGATCTTCCGGGCGATGGCCGGGCCGTCCTCCGCCTTGACGATGGCTCTTATGATATGGCCGCTCCTCCCCTTTTTCATGGTGACGGGCACGATGCTCACGTCCATGGCGCCCGCCCCCATCAGATCCTCGATGAGTGCGCCCAGGACTTCTCCGGTCACGTCGTCCACGTTCGTCTCCAGAAGCTCCATACGGTCCACGATGAGGGCGTCGTCCACCTCGCATAGAGCGGCGCGCAGCACATCGGGCATCGGGAGGCTCATCGCGCCGGCTCCGTAGCCTACGGCCAGGAGATAGCTATCGGGGTAGTAGCGGCTTGACTCCTTCACGTAGTAGGCCAGCGTCGCCGCCGCGCCCGGGGTGAGCAGCTCGCCGTCGAAAGGGCCGCCCTGGACGATGAGCTTCGCGCCTTCCAGGAGCCGCATCGTCTCGGGCCTCGGTATGGGCATCCTCTTATCACCCGAGCCGGCCTTCCCGCCGCCCATGGCGACCGGCGTGGAGTAGACCAGCGGCCGGCCCATTGCATCGTAGGCCGCGCAGATGCCCGTGATCAGGGCCATGGTGTAGACATCCATGCGATAGCCCTTGCCATATAGGGATTCGACCGCGTCGAACATGGCCCGGACGATCTCCATGGCGTCCACCCGGACGGGCTGGTTCTCGTGCATGATGTTCATCTTCTCAAGCGCCTCATCCCGGCCCATGGCCTTATGGCCCTTACGGGCAGCGGCCTTGTTGACGGCGACGGCCTTGGCGCTCATGCGCCCGTTCTGCCGGTCCTCCACGTCCAGGGGCGCGTCGCATATGCCTTCGACCGCGCTGCGCACCCTCCATTCATCCGCGCCGCAGGCGAGCATGGCGCCGAGGAGCATCTCTTCCGTGGCCCCGCAGAACGGGTCAAAGATCAAGCACTTCACTATTTCACCGGTCCTCAATACGATTTTAGTCTCTTTTTATTTTAATTTATAGTGGGGTTTGGGGGCAAAGAGAAAATTTTTGTACATGCGGACCGATAAAGCTTCATGTTTGCCCGCTTCATATTATGTCGTGTATAAAAAACGCATTCTGATAAGCGGACAGTTATCAAGTTCATAAGAGGAGTTGAATGAAGGAATTATATCTTAAGGTAGCAAAGGCGCTGCCCAGCGACTTCGGGAGGGGCATCGCGCGCATCGATCCCAACACGCTCCTGGAGTTGAAACTCTCTCCGGGCGACATCATCGAGATCGAGGGTAAGCGGGCCACCGTCGCCAAGGTCTGGCGCGCCGAAAAGCAGGACTGGGGCCAGGAGATGATCCGCATCGACGGCTTCACCCGGCAGAACGCCGACGTGGGCATCGGTGAACGGGTCAAGGTCAAGAAGTCCACGGTCAAGGACGCGGTGCATATCGTGCTCGCGCCCCCCGAGGGCACGGCCATCCAGTTCAGCGGCAACGCGGTCGAGATGATCAAGCACCAGCTTTTAAAGCGCCCCGTCATGCTGGGCGACGTGGTGCCGTTGATGAGCAGCATGCCGAACCCGTTCATGGGCCGGACGCTGTCCAACCAGGCGATACCGCTGATAGCGGTCAAAGTCGACCCCGCCGGCTCCGTGATAATCGGCGAGAACACCGAAATAGAGCTAAGAGACAAGCCCGTCCGGGGCTACGAGCAGGTCAAGACGACCGGAATATCCTATGAGGACATCGGCGGCCTCAAGGACGAAGTGCAGCGAGTAAGAGAAATGATCGAGCTGCCCATGAAGCACCCGGAGCTGTTCCAGCAGCTCGGTATCGAGCCCCCAAAGGGCGTGCTCCTGCACGGCCCTCCAGGTACCGGTAAAACGCTGCTGGCGAAGGCGGTCGCCAACGAGTGCGGAGCCGAGTTCTTCTCCATCGCCGGCCCGGAGATCATGTCCAAATACTATGGCGAGTCGGAGCAGAGGCTCCGCGAGATCTTCGAGAACGCCCGGGACAACGCGCCGTCCATCATATTCATCGATGAATTAGACTCGATCGCGCCCAGGCGTGAGGAGGTCACGGGCGAGGTCGAAAGAAGGGTCGTGGCGCAGCTGCTGACCATGATGGACGGCCTCGAGGAGCGGGGCCAGGTCGTGGTCATCGGCGCCACCAACAGGGTCGACGCCGTGGACCCGGCGCTACGCCGCGGCGGCCGGTTCGACCGGGAAATAGAGATCGGCGTGCCCGACGTGCACGACCGGCTCGAAATACTGCAGATCCACACCCGCGGCATGCCGCTGGAGAACGTGAACCTGGAGAAGCTCGCCTCTATCACGCACGGCTTCGTGGGCGCGGACCTGTCAGGCCTGGCCAAGGAGGCCGCCATGAAGGCGCTGCGCAGGTATCTGCCCAACCTGGACCTGGAAAAGGAGGTCCCCAGGGAGTTCCTGGAAACGATGCGCGTCACCAACAACGACTTCGCGGAGGCCCTGAAGGAAGTCCAGCCCTCGGCCATGCGGGAGATATTCATCGAGCCCACGCACACGAAGTGGAGCGACGTGGGCGGCCTGGAGGAGGCCAAGCAGGAGATCATCGAGACCATCGAATGGCCCCTGAAGAACCCGAAGAAGTTCGCGGACATGGGCATCAGGCCTCCCAAGGGCATCGTGCTCTACGGCCCGCCGGGCACAGGTAAAACGCTATTGGCGAAGGCGGTCGCCAACGAGTCCGAGGCGAACTTCATCAGCATCCGCGGGCCGGAGCTGCTTTCCAAGTGGGTGGGAGAGTCCGAGAAGGCCGTCCGGGAGACGTTCCGCAAGGCGAGGCAGGTTGCCCCCGCCATCATCTTCTTCGATGAGCTGGACGCGCTGACGCCGGCCCGGAGCTCAAGCGAGGGCGGGCTTCAGAACGTGGAGCGGAGCATCGTCAATCAGCTCCTCACGGAGCTGGACGGCATGGTGGAGCTCGAGGGCTGCGTCGTCATCGGCGCCACCAACCGGCCGGACATCATCGACTCCGCGCTCCTCAGGCCCGGCCGGTTCGACCGGCTCGTCTACGTGGGCCCGCCGTCGGCCGACGGCCGGGCGAGCATCTTCAAGATCCACACCCATTACAACACCCTCGAGGATAAGATGCTCAGGGACCTCCAGGGTAAGATAAAGCTCGACAGGAAGATCCACCTCGTGGAGCTCTTCGACCTTCTTAAGCCCTACACGAACGTGCAGGTGCGGTCCATCTGCGCCGCGGCGGCCGAGGTCGCCGCAAAGGAGCCCGAAAACGGGCCGCTGACCATGAAGCACTTCAAGGAGGCCCTGACGATGGCCAGGGCCGATCCAGCGCTGCTCTCCAGGGAAAAGGGCGACGGCACGCCCGAGGACGGGCAGCCCTTCTACGAGGGCGTCATGCCCCTGTCCGTGGACGTGGACTTCCAGGAGCTGGCGGACCTGACGGAGAACTTCGTGGGCAGCGACATCGAGGCGGTCTGCCGCGAGGCGGCCATGCTGGCCCTGCGGGAGAGTTTCGAGGCGAAGACCGTGGAGATGCGGCACTTCCGCGAGGCCCTGAAAAAGGTGAAGCCCACCATGAACGACATGGTGAAGGGCTATTACCAGGGCATCCGGGATAACTTCAAGGGCGGCGTGTCCAAGGAGATCCAGAAGGTATTCGCGACGGACCAGTATGTATAAAAACGTACTGGCCTTTTTTTTCCTCCTAGGACGAGAAATTTTATTAAAGGGTACCGCGGTATAACTATTGATATTCCATTTATGGGCTACCCCTTGAAGGGGTAGGAGATGGATGAGAGGGATTTGCAATGGTTAAAGTGATGGCAAAAAAGCTTTCCAACAAGAAGATCATGGGGACCGACGGGTCCGACATGGGCATTTTATACAACATAACCTGTGACATGAGGACGGGCGACCTGGTCGACTTAATGGTCCGCCCGGACATGACGCTCAACGTGGAGAACTACCGGACCGAGGACGGCTTCGTTCTCGTGCCATTCTCCGCCGTCAGGGCCGTCAAGGATTACATCGTCGTGGACAAGAAAGCGTCTACCACGTAGATAAAAAACGCTGGCATGAGATACTTTACTTTCCCACTGGCGCTACCTTTTTTTATATTATTGTTACTTCTGCCGTTCATCCTGCTCGCTGTCATTGCGCTGGCCGGCCTGGCCGCCGCGGACGTCGTGGGAAGCGCGCTGGGGCTGTCGCCGCTGGCGGCGCTGGCCATCTACATGGCAATACTTCTGGGCGGCCTGATCAATATACCCGTATACGAGTTCAAGAGCCCCGGCGGCACGGAGCCACCGATGATGCCCTACCCGGGCGCCCGTTATAAGATCCCCCAGTGGCAGGGCCACCGCACAGTGGTCTCCGTAAACGTGGGCGGCTGCATCATCCCCGTCGCCCTGAGCACCTATTTTGCGCTTCACCTCCCTCTTAAGGAGTTACTGATGACCACGCTCATCGTGACGTTGGGCGTGTATTACTTCGCCCGCCCCGTGCGGAGCGTCGGCATCACGGTGCCCACGTTCGTGCCGCCCTTCCTGTCCGTGGGCGCCTCGCTGGCAGCGCTCTCCATCGCAGGCAACGGCTTCGCGGACCTGGCCCGCATGACATTCGCCTCGGGCGTGTTCGGCACCCTCCTCGGCGCGGACATCCTGCACTTAGGCAGTATTCGCAGCATCGGCTCTGACTTCGTGAGCATCGGCGGTGCTGGCACCTTCGACGGCATAATCGTCACGGGCGTCATCGGGACCATCATCGCCGCCATCCTCACGACCATCTGATCAAGCCCCTCAAAGCCTATAAAGAGCGCACGAAGCCCGTTTCAGCCACGAAGGAACTCTAAGCGGGCCTGAAGCTACACGAAGACATTAATAAATATTTTTAATAAGTCTTTGAGAACTTAGAGCCAGCTTAGAGTTGCTTCGTGGCTGAAACAGTCTTCGCGCAGCTTAACCTTTCTATTGGCTGATGCCAATTCGAGCGGCGGGTTTGACTATAAAAAAAGTAAGCCGGGCAAATCCGGCTTATTCTACGTTAATCTTTTTCCGCTTGTTCGGCCTCTGCACCTTATTCAGGGTAATGTCGAGCACGCCGTTCTTGTAGGATGCCTTCGCCGATTCGATGTCCACGTCCGCCGGAAGCTCCACGAACTCGTGGTACTTCCGCTCGCCGTGAGAGGCCTTGATCTCAAGCTCGCGGCCCTCGGCGTTCAGCTCCACGTCCTCTTTCTCGATGCCGGGCATCTCGGCGACGATCTGCACGGTCTTGCCGTTGTCGAACACGTCCACAAGGGGCTTGCGCTCGCCGATCTCGATCTTGCCGCCCTCAGGGCGGATATTGCCGAACTCGCGGACCTCGGGCTCCTCGCCCGGCCGCTGGTTTATCGAGAAACCGTAGAAGAACGGGCCTCCCATGTGCTCGCCCGGCTCCATGTTCTCGAACTCCTTCAGCATCTCCTCGAACATCTCGTCGAAATCGCCGAACAGGTCGAATGGGTTTCTTCTCCTTACCATAAGTGATCCTCCAATGTCAGATTTTTTAGGAAGCCGTCCTCACTTCGGCCGGCTTCTTTTCCTTCTTTTCCTTCTCTTCCTTCTTACTCTCGGCCTTCGCGGGCTCCTGCCCGGCCTCCTCCTCGATGGTGGTGACCTGCCGGGCGAAGTTCTCCGCGAGGCGCTCGTACTGCTTCATGCTCTCCCTCGACGCCGAAGGCTTGATCTTTTTCAGCGCGGCGTCGAAGTGCTTCATGCCGATCCTGATGTCGACGGCCTTCGCCTTCGCTTCCTCGGGCGACATGCTGCCGTTGATGTAATCGCGAATGGCCATCATGGACGCCTCGCGGCAAACGGCCTCGATGTCGGCGCCCACGTATTCGGGCGTGCACTTCGCGAGGGCCTGGAAGTCGACGTCCGGGCCCAGGGGCTTGCCCACGGTGTGGATCCTGAAGATCTCGACCCGGGACTTCTCGTCGGGGGGCGGGATGTACAGAAGCCTGTCCAGGCGGCCCGGCCTCAGCAGCGCCGTGTCCACCATGTCCGGCCGGTTCGTGGCCGCCAGCACGACGACGCTGCGGAGCTCCTCGAGCCCGTCCAGCTCCGTCAGCAGCTGGCTCACGACCCTCTCCGTCACGTGGGAGTCGAAGCTCGCCCCTCTCGTCGGGGCGATGGCGTCGATCTCGTCGAAGAAGATGATCGTGGGCGCGCTCTGCCTGGCACGGCGGAACGTTTCGCGCACGGCCTTCTCGGACTCCCCGACCCACTTCGACAGGACTTCAGGGCCCTTCACGCTTATGAAGTTGGCCTCCGACTCGTTGGCCACCGCCTTCGCGAGCAGCGTCTTGCCCGTCCCGGGCGGGCCGAAGACCAGTATGCCCTTGGGGGCATTGGTGTGGGTGATATCGAAGACGTCCTTATACTTCAGGGGCCACTCCACGGTCTCTCTCAGCTCCTGCTTGACGCTCTCCAGGCCGCCGATGTCGGACCAGTGCACATTCGGCACCTCGACGAACACTTCCCTCATGGCCGAGGGCTCGATGTTCTTCAGGGCGTCCTCGAAGTCGTCCATCTTTATCTGCAGCTTGTCCATGACCTCCTGCGGGATCTCCTTATCGATGTCGATCTCCGGCAGGATGGTCCTGAGGGCGTGCATCGCCGCCTCCTTGGCGAGCGACGCCAGGTCGGCGCCCACGAAGCCGTGGGTCACGCTCGCCAGCTTCTCCAGGTCAACGTCCCCGGCCATGGGCATGCCCCGCGTGTGGACGTGCAGGATCTCCAGCCGGCCGTTCTTGTCCGGCACGCCGATCTCTATTTCCCGGTCGAACCGGCCGCCGCGGCGTAGCGCCGGGTCCACGGCATTGGGCCGGTTCGTCGCGGCCACGACGATGACCTGGCCCCGGGCCTGCAGGCCGTCCATAAGGGCCAGCAGCTGGGCCACGACACGCCTTTCCACTTCGCCGGTCACTTCCTCACGCCTCGGCGCTATCGAGTCGATCTCGTCGATGAATATGATGGAGGGGGCGTTGTCCTCGGCCTCCTTGAAGATGTCGCGCAGCTGCTTCTCGGACTCGCCGTAGTATTTGGACATGATCTCCGGGCCGCTGATGCTGATGAAATTCGCGTCGGTCTCGCTGGCCACGGCTTTGGCGATCATGGTCTTGCCGGTGCCCGGCGGGCCGTAGAGCAGCACGCCCTTCGGCGGGTCGATGCCCAGCTTCTGGAACAGCTCGGGATGCCTCAGCGGCAGCTCGATCATCTCCCTGACCAGGCCGATCTCCCTCTTCAGGCCGCCGATGTCCTCGTAGGTCAGCCGCGGCACTTTCTCCGGCTTCTCGGCCGCGGGCTTCTCGCTGATCGTGATCTCCGTGCGCCTGTCGGCGATGACCGCTCCGGCGGGCCGGGTTGACGTCACGATGAACTGCATGGGGCTGCCGAGCATTTCCACGCGTATCGTCTGGCCCTTAGAAATGGGCCGGCCTTCCAGCAGCTTAAGAAGGTAATATTCGCCGCCCGTGATGCGGATGGGCTGCGTGGGGGCGAGCGTGATCCTCTCCGCGGGCTTTGCCTGGATCTTCCTTACCTTAACGCGGTCATCGATGCCGACCTTGGCGTTCGCCCTGGTGTTGCCATCGATGAGTATTACTCCCTTGCCTTCCTCGCTCGGATAGCCTGGCCATACGACCGCGTACGAGGCAGCGCCTTTGCCCTCGATCTCGATGATGTCGCCGCTCACCATGCCGAGCTTCTTCATAGTCTCCATGTCGATGCGGGCGATGCCCCTGCCCACGTCCCTGTGATAGGCCTCCTGTACCCGCAGCGTCACTTCATTTTTGTCAGCCATATTATATGGTCACCTCTGTCATTTGATACTCCATGATCCTTTCATGTATGTCACCAGGCCCTTTTTCATAAGCCTCGCCAGCTCGCCCCTCATCTCCTCGCCGGGGATGTTGAGCTTGCCCGTGAGCTCCTCGTAGCTCGCCGGGCCGCGGACCAGCAGATAAAGGATTTCGGCCTCTATCTGGTCGGCAGCCAGCCGGTTGATCAGCTCGATGCACATGCCCGTGACTTCCGATATGCTTCCCTGCACGGCCTTCTGGGCCTCTCTCAATTCGGCTGAGGACCGGCCGAGCCTCTGGAGCTCGTCCGACATCTGCCGCAGTGCCATGGCCGCCTCGCTGTCGACGGCATAGCGCTCCTTGAGAACCTTCTGCTCCTCGGCGCCCGCCTCTATGCGGCTCACGTTCACCTCGAACATGAGCGGGGAGATGGACACCTCGATGCGCACGTTATTGGCGATCTCATAGTACTTGCGCCCCTGCTCGTCGTGGTAGCTCACCACCAGGCCCGCCGACTCTAATATTTTAAGGTGGTCGATGATGGCCTTCGGGGCGACGCCCAGCTCTTCCGAGATCTCCGTGACATAGCAGGGCCGGTAGGAGAGAAGCGTCAGGATGTTCCGGCGGTTCTCGTTGCCCAGTATGTCCAGCAGGTAAGGCATATCCATATTATCTTAACATCAAGTAAATCTTGTAGATATATAAAGATTTCTAAAGCGTTCTGAAATTATCATTTAATAATATCTAGAAGTTAAAGCTAATAAAAAACAAGCCTGATGGAAAAATCGGCCTACTCCCCGCAGGCACAGGAGCCGTCAGGGGCCGATGACGAGCAG
Proteins encoded:
- a CDS encoding LarC family nickel insertion protein is translated as MKCLIFDPFCGATEEMLLGAMLACGADEWRVRSAVEGICDAPLDVEDRQNGRMSAKAVAVNKAAARKGHKAMGRDEALEKMNIMHENQPVRVDAMEIVRAMFDAVESLYGKGYRMDVYTMALITGICAAYDAMGRPLVYSTPVAMGGGKAGSGDKRMPIPRPETMRLLEGAKLIVQGGPFDGELLTPGAAATLAYYVKESSRYYPDSYLLAVGYGAGAMSLPMPDVLRAALCEVDDALIVDRMELLETNVDDVTGEVLGALIEDLMGAGAMDVSIVPVTMKKGRSGHIIRAIVKAEDGPAIARKIMLETGSLGVRVMPVKHRFIAKRDIVVMPVTVEDNVYDMRFKVSTDTNGAVLDVSAEYDDARKVARELALPLKTVMRKAEAEAWKKYDAAKR
- a CDS encoding CDC48 family AAA ATPase, with translation MADKNEVTLRVQEAYHRDVGRGIARIDMETMKKLGMVSGDIIEIEGKGAASYAVVWPGYPSEEGKGVILIDGNTRANAKVGIDDRVKVRKIQAKPAERITLAPTQPIRITGGEYYLLKLLEGRPISKGQTIRVEMLGSPMQFIVTSTRPAGAVIADRRTEITISEKPAAEKPEKVPRLTYEDIGGLKREIGLVREMIELPLRHPELFQKLGIDPPKGVLLYGPPGTGKTMIAKAVASETDANFISISGPEIMSKYYGESEKQLRDIFKEAEDNAPSIIFIDEIDSIAPRREEVTGEVERRVVAQLLALMDGLQARGQVIVVAATNRPNAVDPALRRGGRFDREIEIGVPDKNGRLEILHVHTRGMPMAGDVDLEKLASVTHGFVGADLASLAKEAAMHALRTILPEIDIDKEIPQEVMDKLQIKMDDFEDALKNIEPSAMREVFVEVPNVHWSDIGGLESVKQELRETVEWPLKYKDVFDITHTNAPKGILVFGPPGTGKTLLAKAVANESEANFISVKGPEVLSKWVGESEKAVRETFRRARQSAPTIIFFDEIDAIAPTRGASFDSHVTERVVSQLLTELDGLEELRSVVVLAATNRPDMVDTALLRPGRLDRLLYIPPPDEKSRVEIFRIHTVGKPLGPDVDFQALAKCTPEYVGADIEAVCREASMMAIRDYINGSMSPEEAKAKAVDIRIGMKHFDAALKKIKPSASRESMKQYERLAENFARQVTTIEEEAGQEPAKAESKKEEKEKKEKKPAEVRTAS
- a CDS encoding DUF1614 domain-containing protein, whose translation is MLLLPFILLAVIALAGLAAADVVGSALGLSPLAALAIYMAILLGGLINIPVYEFKSPGGTEPPMMPYPGARYKIPQWQGHRTVVSVNVGGCIIPVALSTYFALHLPLKELLMTTLIVTLGVYYFARPVRSVGITVPTFVPPFLSVGASLAALSIAGNGFADLARMTFASGVFGTLLGADILHLGSIRSIGSDFVSIGGAGTFDGIIVTGVIGTIIAAILTTI
- a CDS encoding ArsR/SmtB family transcription factor — encoded protein: MDMPYLLDILGNENRRNILTLLSYRPCYVTEISEELGVAPKAIIDHLKILESAGLVVSYHDEQGRKYYEIANNVRIEVSISPLMFEVNVSRIEAGAEEQKVLKERYAVDSEAAMALRQMSDELQRLGRSSAELREAQKAVQGSISEVTGMCIELINRLAADQIEAEILYLLVRGPASYEELTGKLNIPGEEMRGELARLMKKGLVTYMKGSWSIK
- a CDS encoding NERD domain-containing protein: MATLIGSSGAGDDLIRKLHDMGVSRSCTTIRQVMERRDAIDQVIALERERQEHLLEREKRTLRSGMRKRALLDSLLFFNKNKKSREYLKRIDHLDKNRDAIIENNLLYLYREKDVLDRLTREYRSELKGYYGELLVMDTLERLGDEYYVLSDVRITREFGHKFDGKMLKSARVDHVVVSRKGVYCIETKNWNMKWKSEDRPTPGEQARRASYLLYRYLKYTCDIPRIRVMSIVLYTNSTIKGKEDFVRFLRYEDFPAYLEARQEILSDEEVKRVVECLQDRDIRFDDKLPEKDDVKGEEPVVELDLMESSGGETV
- a CDS encoding PRC-barrel domain-containing protein; the encoded protein is MVKVMAKKLSNKKIMGTDGSDMGILYNITCDMRTGDLVDLMVRPDMTLNVENYRTEDGFVLVPFSAVRAVKDYIVVDKKASTT
- a CDS encoding CDC48 family AAA ATPase — protein: MKELYLKVAKALPSDFGRGIARIDPNTLLELKLSPGDIIEIEGKRATVAKVWRAEKQDWGQEMIRIDGFTRQNADVGIGERVKVKKSTVKDAVHIVLAPPEGTAIQFSGNAVEMIKHQLLKRPVMLGDVVPLMSSMPNPFMGRTLSNQAIPLIAVKVDPAGSVIIGENTEIELRDKPVRGYEQVKTTGISYEDIGGLKDEVQRVREMIELPMKHPELFQQLGIEPPKGVLLHGPPGTGKTLLAKAVANECGAEFFSIAGPEIMSKYYGESEQRLREIFENARDNAPSIIFIDELDSIAPRREEVTGEVERRVVAQLLTMMDGLEERGQVVVIGATNRVDAVDPALRRGGRFDREIEIGVPDVHDRLEILQIHTRGMPLENVNLEKLASITHGFVGADLSGLAKEAAMKALRRYLPNLDLEKEVPREFLETMRVTNNDFAEALKEVQPSAMREIFIEPTHTKWSDVGGLEEAKQEIIETIEWPLKNPKKFADMGIRPPKGIVLYGPPGTGKTLLAKAVANESEANFISIRGPELLSKWVGESEKAVRETFRKARQVAPAIIFFDELDALTPARSSSEGGLQNVERSIVNQLLTELDGMVELEGCVVIGATNRPDIIDSALLRPGRFDRLVYVGPPSADGRASIFKIHTHYNTLEDKMLRDLQGKIKLDRKIHLVELFDLLKPYTNVQVRSICAAAAEVAAKEPENGPLTMKHFKEALTMARADPALLSREKGDGTPEDGQPFYEGVMPLSVDVDFQELADLTENFVGSDIEAVCREAAMLALRESFEAKTVEMRHFREALKKVKPTMNDMVKGYYQGIRDNFKGGVSKEIQKVFATDQYV
- the hsp20 gene encoding archaeal heat shock protein Hsp20; this encodes MVRRRNPFDLFGDFDEMFEEMLKEFENMEPGEHMGGPFFYGFSINQRPGEEPEVREFGNIRPEGGKIEIGERKPLVDVFDNGKTVQIVAEMPGIEKEDVELNAEGRELEIKASHGERKYHEFVELPADVDIESAKASYKNGVLDITLNKVQRPNKRKKINVE